The Pongo pygmaeus isolate AG05252 chromosome 11, NHGRI_mPonPyg2-v2.0_pri, whole genome shotgun sequence genome includes a region encoding these proteins:
- the CTLA4 gene encoding cytotoxic T-lymphocyte protein 4 isoform X2, with protein sequence MACLGFQRHKAQLNLATRTWPCTLLFFLLFIPVFCKAMHVAQPAVVLASSRGIASFVCEYASPGKATEVRVTVLRQADSQVTEVCAATYMMGNELTFLDDSICTGTSSGNQVNLTIQGLRAMDTGLYICKVELMYPPPYYMGIGNGTQIYVIAKEKKPSYNRGLCENAPNRARM encoded by the exons ATGGCTTGCCTTGGATTTCAGCGGCACAAGGCTCAGCTGAACCTTGCTACCAGGACCTGGCCCTGCACTCtcctgttttttcttctcttcatccCTGTCTTCTGCAAAG CAATGCACGTGGCCCAGCCTGCTGTGGTGCTGGCCAGCAGCCGAGGCATCGCCAGCTTTGTGTGTGAGTATGCGTCTCCAGGCAAAGCCACTGAGGTCCGGGTGACAGTGCTTCGGCAGGCCGACAGCCAGGTGACTGAAGTCTGTGCGGCAACATACATGATGGGGAATGAGTTGACCTTCCTAGATGATTCCATCTGCACGGGCACCTCCAGTGGAAATCAAGTGAACCTCACTATCCAAGGACTGAGAGCCATGGACACGGGACTCTACATCTGCAAGGTGGAGCTCATGTACCCACCGCCATACTACATGGGCATAGGCAACGGAACCCAGATTTATGTAATTG CTAAAGAAAAGAAGCCCTCTTACAACAGGGGTCTATGTGAAAATGCCCCCAACAGAGCCagaatgtga
- the CTLA4 gene encoding cytotoxic T-lymphocyte protein 4 isoform X1, whose amino-acid sequence MACLGFQRHKAQLNLATRTWPCTLLFFLLFIPVFCKAMHVAQPAVVLASSRGIASFVCEYASPGKATEVRVTVLRQADSQVTEVCAATYMMGNELTFLDDSICTGTSSGNQVNLTIQGLRAMDTGLYICKVELMYPPPYYMGIGNGTQIYVIDPEPCPDSDFLLWILAAVSSGLFFYSFLLTAVSLSKMLKKRSPLTTGVYVKMPPTEPECEKQFQPYFIPIN is encoded by the exons ATGGCTTGCCTTGGATTTCAGCGGCACAAGGCTCAGCTGAACCTTGCTACCAGGACCTGGCCCTGCACTCtcctgttttttcttctcttcatccCTGTCTTCTGCAAAG CAATGCACGTGGCCCAGCCTGCTGTGGTGCTGGCCAGCAGCCGAGGCATCGCCAGCTTTGTGTGTGAGTATGCGTCTCCAGGCAAAGCCACTGAGGTCCGGGTGACAGTGCTTCGGCAGGCCGACAGCCAGGTGACTGAAGTCTGTGCGGCAACATACATGATGGGGAATGAGTTGACCTTCCTAGATGATTCCATCTGCACGGGCACCTCCAGTGGAAATCAAGTGAACCTCACTATCCAAGGACTGAGAGCCATGGACACGGGACTCTACATCTGCAAGGTGGAGCTCATGTACCCACCGCCATACTACATGGGCATAGGCAACGGAACCCAGATTTATGTAATTG ATCCAGAACCGTGCCCAGATTCTGACTTCCTCCTCTGGATCCTTGCAGCAGTTAGTTCGGGGTTGTTTTTTTATAGCTTTCTCCTCACAGCTGTTTCTTTGAGCAAAATG CTAAAGAAAAGAAGCCCTCTTACAACAGGGGTCTATGTGAAAATGCCCCCAACAGAGCCagaatgtgaaaagcaatttcAGCCTTATTTTATTCCTATCAATTGA